The Leptospira brenneri genome includes a window with the following:
- a CDS encoding phytoene desaturase family protein — MENKYDVIIIGSGIGGLTVASILSQVAKKKVLVLERHFKLGGFTHTFKRLGKFEWDVGIHYIGDLGEGSMLRTLFDSITRKGVKWNKMEEPFEVFDYPDFSFPVYGEKEKFIADLKQKFPLETDSIDQYFRDIETFTQWFGRHFTLKALPAVFEKAAKFLNLNHIPTPYITTKEYMDTHIRDENLRALLCSQWGDYGLPPSASSFAIHSMIVTHYFHGGYFPIGGSSKIVDSIEPIVEENGGSLKILHKVKEILLDGDKAVGVKVEVQKGKSFSEEEFFADVIVSDAGAYTTYNRLLPKEHSASFQKPLETLSSQGTTSITLYIGFKESPKKLGFHGENHWIFPEINHDNCYAKRNDLAKGKPPMMYLSFPSLKNPEAEDHTAEAISFADYSLFAKWKDEPWKKRGEDYTKLKETITEGMLEFLEVRFPGFRDLIEFTELSTPITTEFFTGHKEGSIYGLSCTPERFRQEWLGVRTTVKNLYLTGADACSPGVAGALMGGIAASSVVLGLTGTLRLMKELFQKSQETG, encoded by the coding sequence AAAAGAAAGTACTCGTTCTCGAACGTCACTTTAAGTTAGGTGGGTTTACTCATACTTTCAAACGACTTGGTAAATTTGAATGGGATGTGGGGATCCATTATATCGGAGACTTAGGTGAAGGTTCTATGTTACGAACTCTTTTTGATTCCATCACAAGGAAAGGTGTGAAATGGAACAAAATGGAAGAACCTTTTGAAGTTTTTGATTATCCCGATTTTAGTTTTCCAGTTTATGGAGAAAAAGAAAAATTCATAGCAGATCTAAAACAAAAATTTCCTTTAGAAACAGATTCCATTGACCAATACTTTCGTGACATCGAAACCTTTACCCAATGGTTTGGAAGGCATTTTACCTTGAAGGCTTTACCGGCAGTATTTGAAAAGGCAGCTAAGTTCTTAAACCTAAACCATATTCCAACACCGTACATCACAACCAAAGAATATATGGACACTCATATTCGGGATGAAAACTTAAGAGCCCTTCTTTGTTCCCAGTGGGGTGATTATGGACTTCCTCCCTCGGCCTCATCCTTTGCCATCCATTCGATGATCGTCACACATTATTTCCATGGTGGTTATTTTCCAATAGGTGGTTCTTCCAAAATTGTAGATTCTATTGAGCCTATTGTAGAAGAAAACGGTGGAAGTTTAAAAATTCTACACAAAGTTAAAGAAATCCTTTTGGATGGGGACAAGGCTGTGGGGGTGAAGGTAGAAGTTCAAAAAGGAAAAAGTTTTTCAGAAGAGGAGTTTTTCGCAGATGTAATTGTTTCCGATGCCGGAGCTTATACTACCTATAACAGATTATTACCCAAGGAACATTCCGCTTCTTTCCAAAAACCTTTGGAAACTCTCAGTTCCCAAGGAACCACCTCCATCACACTCTATATTGGATTTAAGGAATCTCCCAAAAAACTTGGATTCCATGGCGAAAACCATTGGATTTTCCCTGAGATAAATCATGACAATTGTTATGCGAAAAGAAATGATTTAGCAAAAGGGAAACCTCCGATGATGTATCTATCCTTCCCTTCTTTAAAAAATCCTGAAGCAGAAGACCATACTGCAGAGGCCATTAGTTTTGCTGATTATTCTTTATTTGCAAAATGGAAAGACGAACCCTGGAAAAAAAGAGGGGAAGACTATACCAAACTCAAAGAAACCATCACGGAAGGGATGTTAGAATTTTTAGAAGTTCGGTTTCCTGGATTTCGAGATCTCATTGAGTTCACGGAACTCTCCACTCCTATTACCACAGAGTTTTTTACCGGACATAAAGAAGGTTCGATTTACGGACTTTCCTGTACACCGGAACGCTTTCGACAAGAATGGTTAGGTGTGAGGACTACTGTCAAAAATCTTTACCTAACGGGAGCAGATGCCTGTTCTCCCGGAGTTGCTGGCGCTCTCATGGGCGGAATCGCAGCTTCTTCTGTGGTTTTAGGGCTCACGGGAACACTTCGGCTGATGAAAGAACTTTTTCAAAAGAGCCAAGAAACCGGTTGA
- a CDS encoding MarR family winged helix-turn-helix transcriptional regulator: MGTKFKGTKKEVQALDAFIKLKRAAESLSSRLISEFTKWSISESQFGVLETLYHLGPLCQKDLGDKILKSTGNITLVIDNLEKRNLVERVRGVEDRRFISVHLTAEGKKLIEQIFPDHVKRITSEFAVLSPEEQEVLGKICKKLGKKTEALCK; encoded by the coding sequence ATGGGAACAAAATTTAAAGGAACCAAAAAAGAAGTACAAGCGCTGGATGCTTTCATTAAGTTGAAACGTGCTGCCGAATCTCTGTCTTCTCGTCTGATTTCTGAGTTTACCAAATGGAGTATCTCAGAGAGCCAATTCGGGGTTTTGGAGACTTTGTACCATTTGGGACCTCTTTGCCAAAAAGACCTCGGGGACAAAATCCTCAAAAGTACAGGGAATATCACACTTGTGATCGACAACCTGGAAAAAAGAAACCTGGTAGAAAGGGTACGTGGTGTGGAAGACAGACGGTTTATTTCCGTTCACCTAACAGCTGAAGGAAAAAAACTCATCGAACAAATTTTCCCTGACCATGTAAAACGGATCACTTCTGAATTTGCAGTATTGTCTCCAGAAGAACAAGAAGTCCTTGGAAAGATCTGTAAAAAACTTGGAAAAAAAACAGAAGCGCTTTGTAAGTAA
- a CDS encoding formylglycine-generating enzyme family protein yields the protein MKNLLLILFVWGIATAPLISQEEPSEESPFASTKKKVQLWKGEVVGVYKNRLWIKVRIYRNQRISKLSLNEIKSLFADTKEFPVYQKLTDLKQGVLVVRDTVWEEKNISKKNQFIEVVLVGDYKPDLNSKMKEITTDAYISSYIEEDFFTEPDAFFKGRFTPPRKTVFHPKDRKEMVLVTRGLFLYGQGTDPSSDSFNPYYLEPKPSNLKEIPSFYIDKFEVTNAEYAYFLKQTNTQNPPHWIGGKYPEGEGDFPVIHLTYREVERYASWVGKRIPNEWEWEKAARGPGVIEFTNRDETLGYQIIATKYPFGDEYDSLYCNTRESKLGKAQSVFELSTEGASPYGAIGMCGNAPEWTSSDYQLYPGHHIKNFSFGKIYKVVRGGSYSDSAKNSTASARSYGGIPNLSEDRRAGFRLVMDYRD from the coding sequence ATGAAAAATTTACTATTGATTCTATTCGTTTGGGGGATCGCTACCGCTCCTCTTATTTCACAAGAGGAACCTTCGGAAGAATCACCATTTGCATCGACTAAAAAGAAAGTCCAACTATGGAAAGGGGAAGTTGTTGGCGTTTATAAAAATAGGCTTTGGATCAAGGTTCGTATTTATCGCAACCAACGAATTTCTAAACTTTCCTTAAACGAAATTAAGTCATTATTTGCAGATACAAAAGAATTTCCTGTGTATCAAAAACTGACAGATCTCAAACAAGGAGTCCTTGTGGTTAGGGATACCGTTTGGGAAGAGAAAAACATAAGTAAAAAAAATCAATTCATAGAAGTTGTGTTAGTAGGTGATTATAAACCAGACCTAAACTCAAAAATGAAAGAGATCACAACCGATGCTTACATTTCTAGTTATATTGAAGAAGATTTTTTTACAGAACCAGATGCCTTTTTTAAAGGAAGATTTACCCCTCCTAGAAAAACTGTGTTTCATCCTAAAGACAGAAAGGAAATGGTTCTTGTTACAAGAGGTCTTTTTTTATACGGCCAAGGAACCGATCCTTCTAGTGATAGTTTCAATCCTTATTATTTAGAACCCAAACCTTCCAACCTAAAAGAAATTCCGTCCTTTTATATTGATAAGTTTGAAGTGACGAATGCTGAATACGCTTACTTTTTAAAACAAACTAATACGCAAAACCCACCCCATTGGATTGGGGGAAAATATCCAGAAGGAGAAGGAGATTTTCCTGTCATTCATCTAACTTACCGTGAAGTAGAACGTTATGCCAGTTGGGTGGGAAAACGAATTCCAAACGAATGGGAATGGGAAAAAGCTGCCAGAGGCCCTGGTGTGATCGAATTTACCAATCGAGATGAAACCTTGGGTTACCAAATCATTGCTACCAAATATCCATTTGGTGATGAGTATGATTCTTTGTATTGTAATACCAGAGAATCCAAACTGGGAAAAGCACAGTCCGTTTTTGAGTTATCCACGGAAGGGGCAAGTCCTTATGGTGCCATTGGAATGTGTGGGAATGCTCCGGAATGGACTTCCAGTGATTACCAACTTTACCCTGGCCACCATATCAAAAACTTTTCTTTTGGGAAAATTTACAAAGTGGTTCGTGGGGGTTCGTATTCTGATTCTGCTAAGAATTCTACAGCGAGTGCAAGATCATATGGTGGGATTCCCAACCTTTCGGAAGATAGGCGAGCGGGATTTCGTCTGGTGATGGATTACAGAGACTAA
- a CDS encoding homoserine dehydrogenase, whose amino-acid sequence MKEVRIGLLGAGVVGTSLLQLLDKNREKIQRHYGINLQLTAIATRSPGKLQGKTNVPVTDDVLSVTKRSDIDLIVELIGGTDMAYKAVHSALENGKTVITANKALLSEKGRELYPIATKTGAELGYEAAVAGSIPIIRTLRDGLSSCEFEVICGILNGTTNFILTKMEQEAWDYSTALKKAQDLGFAEADPTFDVEGIDAGHKISLLASLAFREYVSFASLSVKGISDLQSLDIQSALSLGYRIKLLGISKRSSAGVLTKVHPTLVPLDHPLANVMNESNAVFYKTKEADSGMITGKGAGGMPTASAVLSDIIYYASRLGSKDVAKENNFFPEAKVFPEPDNLVRYYLRFSTVDQPGVLAEISRVLGRHNISIASVQQKESTSEPVSVIVVTHAATEGEFQKSLQEIDTMSSIIKQKTVAIRLLEKL is encoded by the coding sequence ATGAAAGAAGTTCGTATTGGTCTATTGGGTGCCGGAGTTGTCGGCACTAGCTTACTCCAACTCTTGGATAAAAACCGAGAAAAAATCCAACGTCATTATGGAATCAACTTACAACTAACGGCGATTGCCACCCGTAGCCCGGGAAAACTCCAAGGTAAAACGAACGTTCCAGTAACGGATGATGTACTGTCGGTTACAAAACGTTCAGATATCGACTTGATTGTTGAATTGATAGGCGGAACCGATATGGCCTATAAAGCCGTTCATTCTGCATTAGAAAATGGCAAAACAGTCATTACTGCCAATAAGGCGTTGTTATCCGAAAAAGGCCGAGAATTGTATCCAATCGCCACAAAAACAGGAGCAGAACTTGGATATGAAGCAGCGGTTGCCGGTTCCATTCCCATCATTCGCACTTTACGAGATGGGCTCTCTTCCTGCGAGTTTGAAGTCATCTGCGGCATTCTCAATGGGACCACTAATTTCATCTTAACCAAAATGGAACAGGAAGCCTGGGATTATTCCACAGCTTTAAAAAAGGCACAAGACTTGGGATTTGCAGAAGCAGACCCTACCTTTGATGTGGAAGGGATCGATGCTGGTCACAAAATTAGTTTGCTGGCAAGTCTTGCTTTCCGTGAGTACGTTTCGTTCGCATCCTTATCGGTAAAAGGAATTTCTGATTTACAGTCATTGGACATCCAATCCGCCCTTTCTCTCGGTTACCGAATCAAACTTTTAGGAATCTCTAAACGAAGTTCGGCGGGTGTTCTCACCAAAGTCCATCCGACTCTTGTTCCCCTCGACCATCCTTTGGCAAATGTCATGAACGAATCCAATGCTGTGTTTTATAAAACCAAAGAAGCTGATTCGGGAATGATTACTGGAAAAGGTGCTGGTGGAATGCCAACCGCAAGTGCTGTTCTTTCCGACATCATCTACTATGCATCCCGATTGGGTAGTAAAGACGTCGCGAAAGAAAATAACTTTTTCCCCGAAGCCAAAGTATTTCCAGAACCTGATAATTTGGTTCGGTATTACCTACGTTTTTCTACCGTAGACCAACCAGGGGTCCTTGCGGAAATTTCTCGGGTCCTCGGCCGTCATAATATTTCAATTGCATCCGTCCAACAGAAGGAGTCTACATCCGAACCCGTATCCGTGATTGTTGTCACCCATGCAGCGACGGAAGGAGAATTTCAGAAATCCCTTCAGGAAATTGATACTATGTCTTCCATCATCAAACAAAAAACTGTGGCAATCCGACTTCTGGAAAAACTGTAA
- a CDS encoding STAS domain-containing protein: protein MADLQFPSLNLKTEFVEIKGERVLVVSFVGQITNTNAYEINRNISVIFRDSVYNIILELTKLDYINSIGVATLIGIIKTVESNHGKILIGGLNHFLENVIRLMDLPRKVQIFNTKQEAITHWE, encoded by the coding sequence ATGGCGGATTTACAGTTTCCATCCTTAAATCTAAAAACGGAATTCGTTGAAATCAAAGGCGAACGGGTTCTAGTTGTTTCTTTTGTCGGCCAAATCACAAATACCAATGCGTATGAGATCAATCGTAACATTTCGGTGATCTTTCGAGATTCCGTTTACAATATCATTTTAGAACTCACTAAGTTGGACTATATCAATAGCATTGGTGTGGCGACCCTCATCGGTATCATCAAAACCGTAGAGAGCAATCACGGAAAAATTCTAATCGGTGGTTTAAATCATTTTTTGGAAAATGTAATTCGGTTGATGGATTTACCACGTAAGGTGCAAATTTTCAATACAAAGCAGGAAGCCATCACTCACTGGGAATAG
- the hflX gene encoding GTPase HflX, whose product MDLARLVGEISVEIGRQVGLLIERTGYVTHLIVGNDHSIEIPHLDRYRVAHSRLRGLRLFHTHLKEHPLNQEDLMDLVLNRFDSITAACVGSDGIPKFFFSAFINPDPDAKEPWILSPKQYPGQIKYGYLEQVEALESEFTKKTSNLKESQKENRAFLVGVYDVRKMKRSPDHSMAELKELCRTAGVHVVDTYVQKRDPDPRTVVGKGKLQEIILTSVHKDIEHLIFDLELTPSQAKKISDASDLKIIDRTQLILDIFSKNAKSRDGKLQVELAQLKYLKNRLSELDDNMSRLTGGIGGRGPGETKLEIGNRRVEEKITRLENELRDLKRRRELNRKARSRNEIPIVGIVGYTNAGKSTLLNALTNSTVIAEDKLFATLDPTTRRIRFPEEREIIISDTVGFIHDLPPDLSQAFKATLEELGDADLLLHVVDSTNSNYAEQMEAVDTILNSLQLNEIPRMVVFNKADGLDEETRASFEKNETLLVSAVTREGLSHLLDLIEEELWKKKEINQTLVAIPSE is encoded by the coding sequence ATGGACCTTGCAAGGCTTGTCGGTGAGATTTCGGTAGAAATTGGCAGGCAGGTTGGGCTTCTCATTGAAAGGACAGGTTATGTCACACATCTCATTGTTGGCAATGACCACTCCATTGAAATCCCACATTTGGACCGGTACCGGGTGGCTCACTCAAGACTCCGGGGCTTACGACTTTTTCACACACATCTCAAAGAACATCCGTTAAACCAAGAAGATTTAATGGACCTTGTCCTCAACCGATTTGATTCCATCACAGCTGCTTGTGTGGGTTCTGATGGAATTCCCAAATTCTTTTTTTCAGCATTTATCAATCCAGATCCAGATGCGAAAGAACCTTGGATTCTCTCTCCCAAACAATATCCAGGCCAAATCAAGTATGGATACTTGGAACAAGTGGAAGCACTCGAATCCGAATTCACAAAAAAAACTTCCAACCTCAAAGAATCACAAAAAGAAAACCGTGCCTTCCTTGTGGGTGTCTATGATGTCCGTAAAATGAAACGTTCGCCAGACCATTCGATGGCGGAACTCAAAGAACTTTGTCGTACAGCCGGAGTCCATGTTGTAGATACCTATGTTCAAAAAAGAGATCCCGATCCCAGAACTGTTGTAGGGAAAGGAAAGTTACAAGAAATCATTTTAACGTCAGTTCATAAAGACATAGAACATTTGATTTTTGATTTGGAACTCACTCCTTCGCAGGCAAAAAAAATCTCCGATGCTAGTGATTTAAAAATCATCGATCGTACCCAACTCATTTTAGATATATTCTCTAAAAATGCAAAATCAAGAGATGGAAAACTCCAGGTAGAACTGGCTCAACTTAAATATTTAAAAAATCGACTTTCAGAACTCGATGACAATATGAGTCGCCTAACGGGTGGTATTGGTGGAAGAGGACCGGGGGAAACCAAACTAGAAATTGGAAACAGGCGAGTGGAAGAAAAAATCACTCGTTTGGAAAACGAACTAAGAGACCTAAAACGCCGACGCGAACTGAACCGAAAAGCTCGTTCTAGGAATGAGATCCCCATTGTGGGAATTGTTGGTTATACAAATGCCGGAAAATCAACCCTTCTCAATGCCCTTACCAATTCTACCGTCATTGCTGAAGACAAACTATTTGCTACTTTAGATCCTACAACTCGAAGGATTCGGTTCCCTGAAGAACGAGAAATCATCATCTCTGACACGGTTGGATTCATTCATGACCTTCCGCCAGATCTATCTCAGGCTTTCAAAGCCACGCTGGAGGAATTGGGAGACGCCGACCTACTTTTGCATGTAGTTGATTCCACAAACTCTAATTATGCGGAGCAAATGGAAGCGGTAGACACAATTCTCAATTCCTTACAGTTAAATGAAATCCCGAGAATGGTGGTTTTTAACAAAGCCGATGGTTTGGATGAAGAAACTAGAGCCTCTTTTGAAAAAAACGAAACTTTACTGGTTTCTGCTGTTACCAGAGAAGGTCTCTCTCATCTTTTGGATTTGATTGAAGAAGAACTTTGGAAAAAGAAGGAGATAAACCAAACTCTGGTGGCTATTCCCAGTGAGTGA
- a CDS encoding HEAT repeat domain-containing protein encodes MFQKGQDIIWKSSLWVVLVLLIGCSSSRPYQLTDVSPKYKEYQGTDLDPHKTKEVLIPVTNNRKYDEFIQEAHKAIALLEFGENVALRADSKKTVGEPANQEMQAAAYLEEDLPQVVTKLPGLLQTNQDLIDSTPNDFDGPAIGRVTYALGNILDSLKQYSPKAIGIQNAIRNIRSDSNNYNQGKDIADAEIKPVVEDPIIIPEVETKKKPEKIILKKEENSSKISIKRLNRKTKVTGKVKATEQINELVKKEEEEVLSDEEKKDREYTDQIRNGLVQVFQWEYYRRPQNLEKILATHPIPRVRSAAALALGRLKAGRVSLQNAIDKDGYQVRPAAYKALSDIGDKRSLSYFIAGTKAEDPEVIAVSYEGLGKTKDPAGREMILTTGLASEYVVIVSGALRGLAYHKLDADVEVFDKFLKSNEQEIKEATLEALAIHGSRESLRILEKFVTEEPNLALRTIDEISKNPSLSATFALIRLNESQTDEKINKRIGESLLRRKAFGKYAIILIEDDYLRAEPNERSRPVSYIKNKEIGFVLSETKKEFAVRIGDDILTDKYIQVKMESTLPGAQSAFVTGWVFYPKLDIIEVKSLGSDGKSGKYSNLKKGKHNNLFDPIEEIKVPKKD; translated from the coding sequence ATGTTTCAAAAGGGTCAAGACATAATTTGGAAGAGCAGTTTATGGGTGGTCCTTGTTCTGTTGATAGGTTGTTCCAGTTCAAGACCATACCAATTAACAGACGTTTCACCAAAGTATAAAGAATACCAAGGAACCGATTTAGATCCTCATAAAACTAAGGAAGTATTGATTCCGGTAACAAACAATCGCAAGTATGATGAATTCATTCAAGAGGCACATAAGGCAATTGCCCTTTTAGAATTTGGCGAAAATGTTGCCCTTCGAGCTGATAGCAAAAAAACAGTTGGAGAACCAGCCAACCAAGAAATGCAAGCTGCCGCTTATTTAGAAGAAGATCTCCCACAGGTTGTAACCAAACTTCCTGGCCTTCTCCAAACCAACCAAGATTTGATTGATAGCACACCGAATGACTTTGATGGTCCTGCCATTGGTCGTGTCACTTATGCATTAGGAAATATTTTAGATTCCTTAAAACAATATAGTCCCAAAGCCATAGGAATTCAAAATGCCATCCGTAATATCCGGTCTGATTCCAATAACTACAACCAAGGGAAAGACATTGCGGATGCAGAAATCAAACCTGTCGTAGAAGATCCCATCATTATTCCAGAAGTGGAAACAAAGAAAAAACCAGAAAAAATCATTCTTAAAAAAGAAGAAAATAGCTCTAAAATTTCCATCAAACGTCTCAATCGCAAAACAAAAGTTACGGGAAAAGTAAAAGCCACTGAACAAATCAATGAACTGGTAAAAAAGGAAGAGGAAGAAGTTCTCTCTGATGAAGAAAAAAAAGACAGGGAATATACGGACCAAATTCGTAACGGACTTGTTCAAGTTTTTCAATGGGAATACTACAGAAGACCTCAAAATTTAGAAAAGATATTAGCCACTCATCCAATTCCCCGTGTACGTTCCGCAGCTGCTCTCGCTCTTGGTCGATTGAAAGCAGGTCGTGTGAGTTTACAAAATGCCATTGATAAAGATGGATACCAAGTAAGACCCGCAGCCTATAAAGCATTATCTGATATTGGAGACAAACGTTCTCTTTCCTACTTTATTGCAGGAACTAAAGCAGAAGATCCGGAAGTAATTGCTGTGAGTTATGAAGGTCTTGGAAAAACAAAAGATCCTGCCGGACGAGAAATGATTCTCACCACAGGGCTTGCTTCTGAATATGTTGTCATTGTTTCGGGAGCTCTACGTGGACTCGCTTATCATAAATTAGATGCTGATGTGGAAGTGTTTGATAAATTTTTAAAATCAAACGAACAAGAGATTAAAGAAGCTACACTTGAAGCCCTTGCCATTCACGGAAGTCGCGAAAGTTTGCGTATTTTAGAAAAATTTGTAACAGAAGAACCAAATCTTGCTCTGAGGACCATTGATGAAATTAGCAAAAATCCATCTTTATCCGCAACCTTTGCCCTCATTCGATTGAACGAATCTCAAACCGACGAAAAAATAAACAAACGGATTGGTGAATCTTTATTACGACGCAAAGCATTCGGAAAGTATGCTATCATTCTGATTGAGGATGATTATCTTCGAGCAGAACCGAATGAACGTTCTAGACCGGTATCTTATATCAAAAATAAAGAGATTGGGTTTGTCCTTTCCGAAACCAAAAAGGAATTTGCAGTTCGAATTGGTGATGATATCCTTACGGATAAATACATCCAAGTAAAAATGGAATCTACCCTCCCTGGTGCTCAATCTGCTTTTGTAACAGGTTGGGTATTCTATCCAAAATTAGACATCATTGAGGTGAAATCACTTGGAAGTGATGGAAAATCAGGAAAGTATTCCAATCTCAAAAAAGGAAAACACAACAATCTCTTTGATCCTATCGAAGAGATTAAAGTTCCTAAAAAGGATTAG
- a CDS encoding response regulator codes for MKRVLIVDDNDRYANNLKSYFDSKNIPSDRAIDAKEGLVLFSKNPNYDMIVSDVTMETQTSGLWMMRKIYKAGYKGILVIASTGFDVLGVMPFSSLFLPWFCGLHWMIPKVPLKQGTVEWVPTALSKGKSNPF; via the coding sequence ATGAAAAGAGTTTTAATTGTTGATGATAATGATCGTTATGCGAATAATTTAAAATCATATTTTGACTCTAAAAATATCCCGTCCGACCGGGCTATCGATGCTAAAGAAGGACTTGTCCTTTTTTCTAAAAATCCAAATTACGATATGATTGTTTCAGATGTGACCATGGAAACTCAGACCTCTGGGCTTTGGATGATGCGTAAAATTTATAAAGCAGGTTACAAAGGGATTCTTGTGATTGCTTCTACTGGATTTGATGTATTGGGAGTGATGCCCTTTTCTTCTCTATTTTTACCTTGGTTTTGTGGACTTCACTGGATGATTCCGAAAGTCCCACTCAAACAAGGAACGGTGGAGTGGGTCCCCACCGCTCTTTCAAAAGGAAAATCTAATCCTTTTTAG
- a CDS encoding ABC transporter ATP-binding protein, which translates to MKYFLRLLSYSVHYRERFVLGLVFALLTAVLNGISLTALIPLFDSLGGDKNNRFHLDLTLPEKTILVQEVLLGEESLDGLERLKRLIISAKLQINQFTEDMEPKEVVWAVCIAVFPLYLLKLGTYLLSVFCIATAGYKAVRDIRQELFQKVQRLPLTYFYKEKTGLIMSRVINDAEIVAAVISSNLRDAVINFFYVVTHLMILIYLNSELLLLACLTIPVVILPVTLFTRKISSSTARFQEKLADLNSHIQEFISGIKVIRTFRQEKQDLKKFDHINYRVYRRTFKGQFYLQMAPSLVELTSSIVVLGYFAMGAKFIYSGTFTQGEFMAFLLTLLFLLRPLTQLSQMVGKITQANSAGKRIFEIIDRDSEVVEHGDETVLEKIEKGIQFDDIHFSYPGTNQEVLKGINLDIKLGETYAFVGTSGSGKSTLMDLIPRFFDPTAGKIRIDGTDIRNYSLNSLRKKIGIVTQEIFLFHGTIADNIAYGTGAATRKEVVRAARLANAHDFITNMENGYDTVIGVRGLDLSGGQRQRLVIARALLRNAEIMILDEATSALDAESERLVSRALERLFKNRTTFIIAHRLSTVRRVKNIVVIEEGEIKEQGDHDSLLLQNGIYKKLYESQFADAEI; encoded by the coding sequence ATGAAATATTTTTTACGACTCCTGTCTTATTCTGTGCATTACCGAGAACGATTTGTTTTGGGTTTGGTATTTGCACTACTAACAGCTGTCCTCAATGGTATTTCTCTTACTGCGCTCATTCCGCTTTTTGATTCCTTAGGTGGTGATAAAAACAATCGTTTTCATTTGGATTTGACCCTTCCTGAAAAAACGATTTTAGTCCAAGAAGTTCTTTTAGGTGAAGAAAGTTTGGATGGTTTGGAACGCCTGAAACGCCTCATCATCTCTGCAAAACTCCAAATCAACCAATTCACAGAAGATATGGAACCGAAGGAAGTGGTCTGGGCTGTTTGTATTGCTGTTTTTCCGCTCTATCTTTTGAAACTCGGAACTTATCTTTTATCTGTCTTTTGTATTGCGACGGCCGGTTATAAAGCCGTAAGAGATATTCGCCAGGAGTTATTCCAAAAAGTACAAAGGCTTCCTTTAACTTATTTTTATAAAGAAAAAACAGGACTCATTATGAGTCGTGTGATTAACGATGCCGAAATTGTTGCGGCCGTCATTTCGAGTAACCTCCGTGATGCGGTAATAAATTTCTTTTATGTTGTGACTCACTTAATGATTCTCATTTATCTCAATTCTGAATTATTACTTTTGGCTTGCCTTACCATTCCTGTTGTCATTTTACCAGTAACACTTTTTACGCGAAAAATTTCATCTTCTACGGCTCGGTTTCAGGAGAAACTTGCAGATCTAAACAGTCATATCCAAGAATTCATTTCTGGGATTAAAGTCATTCGTACGTTCCGCCAAGAGAAACAAGATCTTAAAAAATTTGATCATATCAATTATAGGGTATATCGTCGTACTTTTAAGGGACAGTTTTACCTACAAATGGCCCCAAGCCTTGTGGAACTTACTTCTTCCATTGTGGTGCTTGGATACTTTGCAATGGGTGCTAAGTTCATTTATTCGGGTACGTTTACACAAGGGGAGTTTATGGCCTTTCTCCTCACCTTGTTATTTTTACTTCGTCCTCTTACCCAACTTTCACAGATGGTAGGAAAAATCACTCAAGCCAATTCGGCAGGGAAACGAATTTTTGAAATCATCGATCGTGATTCAGAAGTAGTGGAACATGGAGATGAAACTGTTCTCGAGAAAATCGAGAAGGGAATTCAATTTGATGACATTCATTTTTCTTATCCAGGAACCAACCAAGAAGTTCTCAAAGGAATCAACTTAGACATCAAACTTGGTGAAACTTATGCCTTTGTTGGTACCAGTGGATCCGGTAAATCGACTCTTATGGATTTAATTCCTAGGTTCTTTGACCCTACTGCTGGAAAGATTCGCATTGATGGAACTGATATTCGTAACTACTCACTCAACTCCCTTCGTAAAAAAATTGGAATTGTCACTCAGGAAATTTTTCTATTTCACGGAACGATTGCAGATAACATTGCTTATGGGACTGGTGCTGCAACACGGAAAGAAGTGGTTCGTGCGGCTCGTCTTGCCAATGCTCACGACTTCATTACCAATATGGAAAATGGATATGATACCGTTATTGGTGTTCGTGGACTGGACCTCAGTGGGGGACAAAGGCAACGACTTGTGATTGCTCGTGCTTTATTACGAAATGCGGAGATTATGATTCTGGATGAGGCAACGAGTGCTCTGGATGCAGAATCGGAAAGACTTGTAAGTCGCGCTTTGGAACGACTTTTTAAAAATAGAACTACCTTTATCATTGCCCATCGACTCTCTACAGTGCGCCGAGTGAAAAACATTGTGGTGATTGAAGAAGGGGAAATCAAAGAACAAGGGGATCATGATTCTCTTCTTCTTCAAAACGGAATTTATAAAAAATTATACGAAAGTCAGTTTGCCGATGCGGAGATCTAA